From the Gallaecimonas mangrovi genome, one window contains:
- a CDS encoding GNAT family N-acetyltransferase — MSQFSFTTQQIDLASVTLSGPRLTLRPVSDMDAEVMFNEFSPAVTRYMMPKPAADISETRAFISNSLALMAKQQELVLAITDNDSGDFLGVCGMHGRGTYHQPELGLWLKMAAHGNGYGREAIWQLCHWMVKNVDFDYAVYPVDKANIPSRRIPESLGGIIAGEVVKENMAGVLLDEVVYHLSKARLAEVLG, encoded by the coding sequence ATGAGCCAGTTTAGTTTTACTACACAACAGATTGATTTAGCGTCGGTTACGCTGTCTGGCCCCAGGCTTACGTTAAGGCCTGTGAGTGATATGGATGCCGAGGTGATGTTTAACGAATTTAGCCCGGCGGTTACCCGCTATATGATGCCAAAGCCCGCCGCTGATATTAGCGAAACTCGCGCCTTTATTAGCAACTCCTTAGCGTTAATGGCCAAGCAGCAAGAGCTGGTATTAGCCATTACCGATAACGATAGTGGCGACTTTCTTGGGGTTTGCGGCATGCATGGCCGTGGGACGTATCACCAGCCGGAACTGGGCCTGTGGCTAAAGATGGCAGCCCACGGCAATGGCTACGGCCGGGAAGCCATTTGGCAGCTTTGCCACTGGATGGTGAAAAATGTTGATTTTGATTACGCCGTTTATCCGGTTGATAAAGCCAATATCCCCAGCCGCCGCATTCCCGAATCCTTAGGCGGCATCATTGCTGGTGAAGTAGTGAAGGAAAACATGGCCGGGGTTTTACTGGATGAGGTGGTGTATCACCTCAGTAAAGCGCGGCTCGCTGAGGTATTAGGGTAG
- the surE gene encoding 5'/3'-nucleotidase SurE, whose product MKTHRTAGFSFLFGLLGLVSLSAMAASHWPQNVLITNDNGIDDPKIWALAKAVAKDSDTWIVAASKDRSGSSNYMTLGADRRALTVHRVFQQGHLTAYSFDGYPADCVAFGILGPMKHQAPDLVISGINGGPNLGQSSWFGSGTIGAARTAAHMGIPAIAVSGLHDKDTAMVNAVTHWLVAFIHSPMVQQLQPGQYLTIAFPRVAVDKIHGVVVAPKTPPTPHLAEFERVDSSGSGSDVTEVWLAKPTGKKPQITADGDQALYRQNDIVITPMQIGEQNPAALSQFRGELAKVPPWPKAKP is encoded by the coding sequence ATGAAAACGCATCGCACTGCAGGTTTTTCTTTTTTATTCGGGTTGTTGGGCCTGGTGTCACTGTCAGCTATGGCGGCAAGTCACTGGCCACAGAATGTACTTATCACCAACGACAACGGCATTGATGACCCTAAAATCTGGGCTTTGGCCAAAGCCGTGGCGAAAGACAGTGACACCTGGATAGTGGCGGCCAGTAAAGACAGAAGCGGCTCTTCTAATTACATGACGCTGGGGGCCGACCGGCGGGCGCTTACCGTGCACCGGGTTTTTCAGCAGGGGCACCTAACAGCCTATTCTTTTGACGGTTACCCAGCCGATTGTGTGGCGTTTGGCATTCTCGGGCCGATGAAGCACCAAGCCCCCGATTTAGTGATCTCCGGTATTAATGGTGGCCCCAATTTGGGCCAAAGCAGCTGGTTTGGCTCTGGCACCATTGGCGCCGCGCGTACCGCGGCCCATATGGGGATCCCGGCCATTGCTGTTTCGGGCCTGCATGATAAAGACACCGCTATGGTTAACGCCGTTACTCACTGGCTGGTGGCGTTTATCCATAGCCCCATGGTGCAACAGTTACAGCCAGGCCAATACCTAACCATTGCCTTTCCCAGGGTGGCGGTAGATAAAATTCATGGTGTGGTGGTGGCGCCCAAAACGCCGCCAACGCCACATTTAGCCGAGTTTGAAAGGGTTGATAGTAGCGGCAGCGGTAGCGATGTCACGGAAGTGTGGCTGGCAAAGCCAACCGGCAAGAAGCCGCAGATAACGGCCGATGGCGACCAGGCGCTTTATCGCCAGAACGATATTGTTATCACACCAATGCAAATAGGCGAGCAAAACCCGGCAGCGCTTAGTCAATTTCGCGGCGAGCTGGCTAAGGTGCCGCCTTGGCCCAAAGCCAAACCGTAA
- a CDS encoding iron-containing alcohol dehydrogenase family protein yields MSNKTIYLPNYSVGEDAYDNIAAITQRYGSKAVVIGGKTALLKAQDAIKKAVENSQLTLLDFVWYGGNATMENVDKLAAMAAVKDADMIFAVGGGRACDTIKVLGTKTDKPVFTFPTLASNCAACTSISVMYNPDGTFKDYAYQSQPPQHTFINTRIIAESPVELFWAGIGDALSKEYEVEYCCRGRTLSHLPQLGLGIAKTCTAPLLKHGEKALEDCRQQRISPELEEVVLAIVMLTGIVSNCTVHLGAHVPSGETYYYNSSLAHCVYYGSSLIPACESHLHGEIVAFGVLCLLKYDNNDAEFNRILAFNKALGLPTTLADIALTEADLTVIADKAATVIEWQYAPTPPSKEKFIAAIIETDRLGRAHQ; encoded by the coding sequence ATGTCAAATAAAACCATTTACCTGCCTAATTACAGTGTGGGCGAAGACGCCTACGACAATATTGCTGCCATTACCCAGCGCTATGGCAGCAAAGCGGTGGTAATTGGCGGTAAAACGGCACTGCTAAAAGCCCAGGATGCCATTAAAAAGGCGGTGGAAAATAGCCAGCTCACCTTGCTGGATTTTGTTTGGTATGGCGGCAATGCCACCATGGAAAACGTTGATAAGTTAGCAGCAATGGCGGCAGTAAAAGACGCCGACATGATTTTTGCCGTCGGCGGTGGCCGCGCCTGTGACACCATCAAAGTGCTGGGCACCAAAACCGACAAACCGGTGTTTACCTTCCCTACCCTGGCCTCAAATTGCGCGGCGTGCACCTCTATTAGCGTGATGTATAACCCCGACGGCACCTTCAAGGACTACGCCTACCAAAGCCAGCCGCCGCAGCATACCTTTATTAATACCCGCATTATTGCCGAGTCGCCGGTAGAGCTGTTTTGGGCCGGTATTGGCGATGCGCTCAGTAAAGAATATGAAGTGGAATATTGTTGCCGTGGCCGCACCCTTTCGCACCTGCCGCAGTTGGGGTTGGGTATTGCCAAAACCTGCACCGCGCCCCTGTTAAAGCATGGCGAAAAAGCCCTGGAAGATTGCCGCCAACAACGCATTTCCCCCGAGCTTGAAGAAGTGGTGCTGGCCATTGTGATGCTAACGGGCATTGTCTCGAACTGTACCGTGCACTTGGGTGCCCATGTACCCTCTGGCGAAACGTACTACTACAACAGCTCCCTTGCCCACTGCGTTTATTACGGCAGTTCATTGATCCCCGCCTGTGAGTCGCACCTGCACGGGGAAATTGTTGCCTTTGGGGTATTGTGCCTGCTGAAGTACGACAACAACGACGCCGAATTTAACCGTATTCTGGCTTTTAACAAGGCCCTTGGTTTGCCAACAACCCTGGCCGACATTGCCTTAACCGAAGCCGACCTCACGGTAATTGCCGACAAAGCGGCAACGGTTATTGAATGGCAATATGCCCCCACGCCCCCCAGCAAAGAAAAATTTATTGCTGCCATTATTGAAACCGACCGCCTAGGCCGAGCCCATCAATAA
- a CDS encoding sensor domain-containing diguanylate cyclase — MIARGFFLLSLLALFYALPSCAGSEFVAAPTVAPAITGIDFLRTPANWTLAQAQQHFAESQGHKAKRPFLNFGINSKPVWVRIAITNPLASPVARRLTTGGIWIEHQDLYQFAQGQWQVFKAGDALLPNRHFLPGVGLVFHLTLPPGPSTLYIRSQASDPITMPISLASSVQATHADLKAHLAFGLLYGMLLVLIGYNVMLYLVFKQQSALFYSLYIGCFLMINTGYNGFGYQWLYPHSPLTQAYMTLLFMVVHGISGALFAISFLSLKRRRPTTYRWLLAYIALGAVGITTLIIMQNQLIADFFAFSYLSAMTVIMLLVGVMNFRHVSGTGYYLLAVSASMTGMLSTSLSVWGLVPFTYIGYHGAAMGVVCEAILLAMILAKNLKVIESDRLRARYLSEYDPLTNLLNRRAFTELGNHLLVSASRKARPLSLLLLDIDYFKSVNDRFGHQVGDQALVHIAKLLTANVRENDLVVRWGGEELALLLPGTTSEQAIQLAESLRRVIEQSPLQAGDNTVRLTASFGIASITDSDKLESLFRIADERLYNAKAKGRNRVEPSAAALLSN, encoded by the coding sequence ATGATTGCTCGCGGCTTTTTCTTGCTGTCGTTATTGGCGCTTTTTTATGCCTTGCCTAGCTGTGCAGGCTCAGAGTTTGTTGCCGCCCCAACAGTAGCCCCCGCCATTACCGGTATCGATTTTTTACGCACGCCAGCCAACTGGACCCTGGCACAGGCCCAACAACATTTTGCCGAAAGCCAGGGCCACAAAGCCAAAAGGCCATTTTTAAACTTTGGCATCAACAGCAAGCCGGTTTGGGTACGTATTGCCATCACCAATCCGCTCGCGAGCCCAGTGGCACGGCGCCTTACCACCGGCGGCATTTGGATTGAGCACCAGGACCTTTATCAGTTCGCCCAAGGGCAGTGGCAGGTTTTTAAGGCCGGTGATGCCCTCCTCCCCAATCGCCATTTTCTACCCGGTGTCGGTTTGGTATTTCACCTGACCCTGCCGCCAGGACCAAGCACGCTTTATATTCGTTCGCAGGCCAGCGACCCTATCACCATGCCAATATCGTTGGCGTCATCCGTGCAGGCGACACACGCTGATCTAAAGGCGCACCTGGCCTTTGGCCTGCTCTATGGCATGTTGTTGGTACTGATTGGCTATAACGTGATGCTGTATCTTGTCTTTAAGCAGCAAAGCGCCCTTTTCTATTCGCTGTATATTGGCTGCTTTTTGATGATCAACACCGGCTACAACGGTTTTGGTTACCAATGGCTCTACCCGCACTCGCCCCTAACCCAGGCCTACATGACGCTGCTGTTTATGGTGGTGCATGGTATTAGCGGCGCCCTTTTTGCCATTAGTTTTTTGTCGCTCAAACGCCGCAGGCCTACCACGTACCGCTGGCTATTGGCGTATATCGCCTTAGGGGCGGTGGGTATCACTACCCTCATCATCATGCAAAACCAGCTTATCGCTGACTTTTTTGCCTTTAGTTATCTGTCGGCCATGACGGTCATTATGCTGCTGGTGGGGGTGATGAATTTTCGCCATGTTAGCGGTACCGGCTATTACCTGTTGGCAGTGTCAGCCAGTATGACCGGCATGCTATCAACCTCGCTGTCAGTGTGGGGCTTGGTGCCTTTTACCTATATTGGCTACCACGGCGCGGCAATGGGGGTGGTCTGTGAAGCCATCCTATTGGCGATGATTTTGGCCAAAAACCTCAAAGTAATAGAAAGCGATCGGCTACGGGCACGGTACTTGTCGGAATACGATCCGCTCACCAACCTGTTAAACCGCCGCGCCTTTACCGAGCTTGGCAACCATTTACTGGTTAGCGCCAGCCGCAAAGCCCGGCCATTAAGTTTGTTGCTGCTGGATATCGATTACTTTAAATCGGTTAACGACCGTTTTGGCCACCAAGTTGGCGACCAGGCCCTGGTGCATATCGCCAAACTGTTAACAGCCAATGTTAGAGAAAACGATTTAGTGGTACGTTGGGGCGGTGAAGAATTAGCGCTATTGCTGCCTGGTACCACCAGCGAACAAGCAATTCAACTTGCTGAGAGTTTGCGCCGTGTTATTGAACAGTCGCCACTACAGGCCGGTGATAACACCGTTCGCCTAACGGCCAGTTTTGGTATTGCGTCGATAACCGACAGCGATAAATTAGAAAGCTTGTTTCGCATTGCCGATGAACGCCTCTACAACGCTAAAGCAAAGGGCCGTAATCGTGTAGAACCATCAGCGGCCGCCTTATTGTCGAATTAA
- a CDS encoding cold-shock protein, translating into MSKGTVKWFNADKGFGFITPEDGGKDLFVHHSEIQAGGGFATLNDGQAVEFEVGQGQKGPCANKVRAL; encoded by the coding sequence ATGAGTAAAGGTACCGTTAAGTGGTTCAACGCCGATAAAGGTTTTGGTTTTATTACCCCTGAAGACGGTGGTAAAGACCTGTTTGTACACCACTCAGAAATTCAAGCCGGTGGTGGTTTTGCTACCCTGAATGACGGCCAGGCTGTTGAATTTGAAGTAGGCCAAGGCCAAAAAGGCCCCTGTGCTAATAAAGTACGTGCGCTGTAA
- a CDS encoding GNAT family N-acetyltransferase — MKIAVTTAATAEDAARLSRGIVEYNHSALPDLEPEDAEVRFFVLARDASGQLQGGIRASCYWNTLHIELLWLSATCRGQGTGRQLLKAAEDFAVEKGMEKAMVETTSWQAKPFYEKCGYQHVATLPDRPKGHASHYLHKTL; from the coding sequence GTGAAAATAGCCGTAACAACCGCCGCAACCGCTGAGGATGCCGCCCGCTTAAGCCGCGGCATTGTCGAATATAACCACAGTGCCTTACCTGACTTGGAGCCGGAAGACGCAGAAGTGCGTTTTTTTGTGTTGGCCCGTGATGCAAGTGGCCAATTGCAAGGTGGCATTCGGGCCAGTTGCTATTGGAATACCCTGCACATTGAACTGCTGTGGCTGTCAGCCACCTGCCGTGGCCAAGGTACTGGCCGGCAACTGCTGAAGGCCGCCGAAGACTTTGCCGTTGAAAAGGGCATGGAAAAGGCCATGGTCGAAACCACCAGCTGGCAAGCCAAACCCTTTTATGAAAAGTGCGGCTACCAGCATGTGGCCACCTTGCCGGATAGGCCCAAAGGCCACGCGTCGCACTACTTGCATAAAACCTTATAG
- a CDS encoding M14 family metallopeptidase has protein sequence MFKRLLLLVLCLPAAAMACSFPNVSFTANFETGRLGDCQALATDSYLLTVVPEQKRLNPSPWFHFKVTPKKPELLHIKMAFSGFKPRYLPKISHDHKHWQEIAFTTEGNTMSFDLKLGSKPLWVAGQPPFYNEQYTTWLKDKAKQSPDAHFSLLGKSAEGRPLYQVIRQKPGNHEWVVIVGRQHPPEVTGADALLAFVDTLFTRSAESKAFFNRFNLILIPDLNPDGVAHGNWRDTSQKQDLNRDWGNFSQAESRLVRDKLASLTKHGDRIVYGLDFHSTRYDIFYTMPKSDELHPADLTATWLTALGKRTDWIEKPSIKPGTHPNSGVFKQFIADTYHVHGVTYEVGDNTPLALIRYLGAQAADSFMKTLLATPPTAFTAAK, from the coding sequence ATGTTTAAGCGTCTTTTATTGCTGGTGCTGTGCCTGCCTGCGGCGGCCATGGCTTGCAGTTTTCCGAACGTTTCATTTACCGCCAACTTTGAAACCGGCCGCCTGGGCGACTGCCAGGCCCTGGCCACGGACAGTTACCTGTTGACCGTGGTTCCCGAGCAAAAACGCCTTAACCCCAGCCCTTGGTTTCACTTTAAAGTAACGCCTAAAAAGCCGGAACTGCTACACATTAAAATGGCCTTTAGCGGCTTTAAACCTCGCTATTTGCCAAAAATTAGCCACGACCACAAGCATTGGCAGGAAATTGCCTTTACCACCGAAGGCAACACCATGAGCTTTGACTTAAAGCTTGGCAGCAAGCCACTGTGGGTTGCCGGCCAACCGCCTTTTTATAACGAGCAATACACTACCTGGCTGAAAGACAAAGCCAAGCAAAGCCCTGACGCGCACTTTAGTTTGTTAGGAAAATCAGCAGAAGGGCGGCCGTTGTATCAAGTGATCCGCCAAAAGCCAGGCAACCATGAGTGGGTGGTGATTGTTGGCCGCCAACATCCGCCAGAGGTCACCGGCGCCGATGCCTTACTGGCATTTGTCGACACGCTCTTTACCCGCAGTGCAGAATCCAAGGCCTTTTTTAACCGCTTTAATCTGATTTTAATTCCAGACCTAAACCCTGATGGCGTTGCCCACGGTAACTGGCGCGATACCAGCCAAAAGCAAGACTTAAACCGTGACTGGGGCAATTTTAGCCAAGCCGAGTCAAGGTTGGTGCGTGACAAATTGGCAAGCCTCACCAAGCATGGCGACCGAATTGTTTATGGGCTGGACTTTCATTCCACCCGCTATGACATTTTCTACACCATGCCCAAAAGCGACGAGCTGCACCCGGCAGATTTAACCGCCACCTGGCTAACCGCCCTTGGCAAGCGAACCGACTGGATAGAAAAGCCCAGCATTAAACCGGGTACCCATCCTAATAGTGGCGTCTTTAAGCAATTTATTGCCGATACCTACCACGTGCATGGTGTGACCTACGAGGTGGGTGACAACACGCCGCTAGCGCTTATTCGCTATCTGGGCGCACAAGCGGCAGACAGTTTTATGAAAACCTTGCTTGCTACGCCCCCAACGGCCTTTACCGCCGCCAAATAA
- a CDS encoding TonB-dependent receptor domain-containing protein encodes MRRQAPFKLSAIMAGFVLLFNQAAHASEEKSYPITLSAQTLDSALLKLAEESHVQIMFSPDGLKTIKTPSISANLSVSQALKRLLPANYEFIKNGADTYIVRLKTAATPAQKADPKTSKAAPKRVEHIEVTGSNIRANQDTGALPVTTLSASDVNGLGITSGDDLLAQLPQQGAVNFNSSRVVGGVNDARGDVSSINLRGIGTGYTLTLLNGRRMVQHPGTQAEDLVPVSTVNSNSLPVMDLKRLEVLRDGAAAVYGTDAVAGVVNYITNNDLEGGNIKLLYGTNPGVDRDTKNISANAGFYLDDAKKTHMTVSASLYHRDILMASEEPYSASSDLRDYPGLSDEYADSTLLDNRSTSTPWGVFESDSLGKFHLQPTSEGDCEVDLGNSICAADGNTPRDLRYDLNSDRSLSSEVSRFNFYSSLTHEINENLQAYGELMYYQAVTHRLREQSANLSTQRFTVSADAYYNPFGEDVYVYSYRPVDAGLRHITVDDYSYRVLGGLKGYIKDWDFDSAFTYSKAHTADKTKRIDTTLFEEAVNSTDPDTAYDIFNGGSLTSPNSGDDTVNSQSVINSFLINVQRTSETQLATYDFKLSRPDLFSLPAGDVGFATGAEVRYQTYSDKRSDALNGTDNFVDITTGETSELASSVWGSSPTPDSSANRTVLSAYGEFEVPILADKPLVKSMSMQLAARYEKYNDVGHVFKPKAALSWRVDDWWQLRSSYSEGFKAPGLAQTSAVNVTRSNTRSDPVYGVREGVVEFRNGSSDLKPETSKNRSAGIVFTPTNNLTLTLDWWNIKQKNIVGILSSQTQILYDALLRSEGSSNPNVVRDDSGEIEYVVNDYTNLLPRETEGLDYSADYRLDTGIGQFKFKVNAAKLTKFNQGLDSITQTVIDAQNAGNSALEYDGEQVYISGSSGSYLGWDGHPKWRGNASINWTLGAWGAGATYRYVSSFFDSGLYETDDDDNYSYYLVHDWSTVDAYLTYTLGKEAGWMDNTKITLGARNIGDKEPPFANTDFGYESSVHTSAGRYVYLSLNKKF; translated from the coding sequence ATGCGCAGGCAAGCTCCTTTTAAATTAAGCGCTATCATGGCCGGCTTTGTATTGCTGTTTAATCAAGCTGCTCATGCTAGTGAAGAAAAGTCCTACCCGATCACACTTTCTGCCCAAACCTTAGACTCGGCATTATTAAAACTGGCCGAAGAAAGCCACGTTCAAATAATGTTTTCTCCGGACGGCCTAAAAACCATAAAAACCCCGTCTATCTCTGCCAACTTATCCGTTTCACAAGCGCTTAAAAGGTTGCTGCCGGCTAATTATGAATTCATAAAAAATGGCGCCGACACCTACATAGTGCGCTTAAAAACCGCGGCGACGCCGGCGCAAAAAGCCGACCCTAAAACCAGTAAAGCCGCGCCCAAACGCGTAGAGCACATTGAGGTCACCGGTTCCAATATCAGGGCCAACCAAGACACCGGCGCCCTGCCCGTTACCACCTTGTCGGCTAGCGACGTCAATGGCCTTGGCATTACCAGTGGGGACGATCTGTTAGCGCAGCTACCACAGCAAGGGGCGGTGAATTTTAATAGCTCCCGTGTGGTGGGCGGCGTAAACGATGCGCGGGGCGACGTTTCCTCCATTAACCTGCGCGGTATTGGCACCGGTTACACCCTTACCCTGCTCAATGGCCGGCGCATGGTGCAGCACCCCGGTACTCAGGCCGAAGATCTGGTGCCCGTTTCCACCGTTAACTCCAATTCCCTGCCGGTGATGGACCTAAAACGCTTGGAAGTGCTGCGCGACGGCGCCGCCGCCGTATACGGCACCGATGCCGTAGCAGGGGTAGTCAATTACATCACCAACAACGATTTAGAGGGCGGCAACATTAAGTTGCTCTACGGCACCAACCCAGGCGTTGACCGCGATACCAAGAATATCTCCGCGAATGCCGGGTTTTACTTAGACGACGCCAAGAAAACCCACATGACGGTGAGCGCCAGTCTCTACCATCGCGATATCTTAATGGCGTCAGAAGAGCCCTACTCGGCCAGTTCTGACCTGCGCGATTACCCCGGGTTGAGCGACGAGTACGCCGACAGCACCTTATTGGACAACCGCAGTACCTCTACCCCTTGGGGGGTTTTTGAATCCGATTCCCTGGGTAAATTTCACCTGCAACCAACCAGCGAAGGCGACTGCGAAGTCGATTTGGGCAACAGCATTTGTGCCGCCGACGGCAACACGCCACGCGACCTTCGCTATGACCTTAACAGTGACCGTTCGTTAAGTTCCGAAGTCAGCCGTTTTAACTTTTACAGCTCGCTAACCCACGAAATAAACGAGAACCTGCAAGCCTACGGCGAGCTGATGTATTACCAAGCGGTAACCCACCGCCTGCGGGAACAAAGCGCCAACCTCAGTACCCAGCGCTTTACGGTGTCGGCTGATGCCTACTACAACCCCTTCGGCGAAGATGTCTACGTTTATAGCTACCGACCAGTGGATGCCGGGCTTCGCCACATCACCGTGGACGACTATTCTTACCGCGTTTTGGGTGGCCTTAAGGGGTACATCAAAGATTGGGATTTTGACAGCGCCTTTACCTACTCCAAAGCGCATACCGCCGATAAAACCAAACGCATCGACACCACCTTGTTTGAAGAAGCGGTTAACAGTACCGACCCTGACACCGCCTACGATATTTTTAACGGTGGCAGCCTTACCAGCCCCAACAGTGGCGACGATACCGTTAACTCGCAAAGCGTTATCAATAGCTTCTTGATTAATGTACAGCGCACCTCTGAAACACAGCTTGCCACCTACGACTTCAAGCTGTCGCGCCCTGATTTATTCTCGCTGCCCGCCGGTGATGTTGGCTTTGCCACCGGCGCCGAGGTGCGTTACCAAACCTATTCCGATAAACGTTCAGACGCGCTAAACGGTACCGACAACTTTGTTGATATCACCACTGGCGAAACCAGCGAACTGGCCAGTTCGGTATGGGGCAGCAGCCCTACCCCGGATTCGTCGGCCAACCGCACCGTACTATCGGCCTACGGCGAATTTGAAGTGCCCATCTTGGCCGACAAACCGCTGGTGAAATCCATGAGCATGCAACTGGCCGCCCGTTACGAGAAATACAACGACGTTGGCCACGTATTTAAACCCAAAGCCGCGCTGTCCTGGCGCGTTGACGACTGGTGGCAATTAAGGAGCTCTTATTCGGAAGGCTTCAAAGCACCGGGTTTGGCCCAAACCAGTGCGGTTAACGTTACCCGCAGTAACACCCGCTCCGACCCCGTCTATGGCGTGCGTGAAGGGGTGGTGGAGTTTCGTAACGGTTCAAGCGACTTAAAGCCAGAAACCAGCAAAAACCGCTCGGCCGGTATTGTATTTACCCCCACGAATAACCTGACCCTGACCCTGGATTGGTGGAACATCAAGCAGAAAAACATCGTTGGGATACTCAGTAGCCAAACACAAATTTTGTACGATGCGCTACTGCGCTCAGAAGGCTCCTCCAACCCCAATGTGGTGCGCGACGACAGCGGTGAAATCGAATACGTGGTAAACGACTACACCAACCTGTTACCGCGGGAAACCGAAGGCCTTGATTACAGTGCCGACTACCGCCTTGATACCGGTATTGGCCAGTTTAAGTTCAAGGTCAATGCCGCCAAGCTCACCAAGTTTAACCAGGGCCTGGACAGCATTACCCAAACCGTTATTGACGCCCAAAATGCCGGTAATAGCGCCTTGGAATACGACGGCGAACAGGTTTATATCAGCGGCAGCAGCGGCAGTTACCTCGGCTGGGACGGCCACCCGAAATGGCGTGGTAATGCCTCCATTAACTGGACCTTGGGTGCCTGGGGCGCCGGTGCAACCTACCGCTATGTGTCGAGCTTTTTTGATTCGGGTCTTTATGAAACCGATGACGACGACAATTACAGCTATTACCTGGTTCACGACTGGTCAACAGTGGATGCCTACCTGACCTACACCCTGGGTAAAGAAGCCGGTTGGATGGATAACACCAAGATCACTCTTGGCGCGCGCAACATTGGCGACAAAGAGCCGCCGTTTGCCAACACCGATTTCGGTTATGAAAGCAGCGTGCATACTTCGGCCGGACGTTACGTTTACCTGTCTTTAAATAAAAAGTTCTAA
- a CDS encoding FecR family protein yields MTAKGIRQIQKQAALYVARLYSGELSEPEEAAIIAWCKASPYHQLEYQKALAIWDNSSALPRFSEQTPRRQRIKAVLAVAACTLLAATLSISYLHSSTKPKPDSALINPLQRQYQTVIGQVSTVTLPDGSELTLNTATTVRIDFTGKERQVWLQSGEAFFDVAKDPERPFSINTGMQTIRVLGTQFNVRKSADSIQVAVTEGIVSVHNNAKTAANNAPWQDAYLPAGSVAAFSDSSKVVSNNQPFKANSAQSWRTGIFRFDDESLANVVAEFNRYRHQKLVIEDPQAADLKISGVFHLKDGDSLINALKATLPIKVDHKNGQYRIYLDRNS; encoded by the coding sequence ATGACAGCCAAAGGGATCAGGCAAATTCAAAAGCAAGCCGCGCTTTACGTTGCACGCTTATATTCTGGCGAGCTCAGCGAGCCCGAAGAGGCCGCCATTATCGCCTGGTGTAAAGCCTCGCCTTATCATCAGCTGGAATACCAAAAAGCGTTAGCCATTTGGGATAACAGCAGCGCCTTGCCCCGGTTCAGCGAACAAACGCCCAGGCGCCAGCGGATCAAGGCAGTGCTGGCCGTTGCTGCCTGCACCTTGTTAGCCGCTACCTTGAGCATCAGCTACCTCCATTCCAGCACAAAACCCAAGCCCGACTCGGCGCTAATAAACCCCTTACAACGGCAATATCAAACGGTTATTGGCCAAGTCAGCACTGTGACGCTACCCGATGGCAGCGAACTCACCCTCAATACCGCCACTACAGTACGCATTGATTTCACAGGCAAAGAACGGCAAGTCTGGTTGCAAAGTGGTGAAGCATTTTTCGATGTTGCCAAAGATCCGGAGCGGCCTTTTAGTATCAACACCGGCATGCAAACCATTCGGGTACTTGGCACACAATTTAACGTTCGTAAGTCAGCTGACTCCATTCAGGTGGCGGTAACCGAAGGCATTGTCTCGGTGCATAACAATGCCAAAACCGCGGCCAATAACGCACCATGGCAAGACGCTTATCTGCCTGCCGGCTCGGTGGCCGCCTTTAGTGATTCCAGCAAAGTGGTTTCCAATAACCAACCCTTTAAAGCCAACAGTGCCCAAAGCTGGCGCACGGGTATTTTCCGCTTTGACGACGAATCACTGGCCAATGTGGTGGCAGAATTTAACCGTTATCGCCACCAAAAACTGGTGATTGAAGACCCACAAGCGGCCGATTTAAAAATCAGTGGCGTCTTTCATTTAAAGGATGGCGACAGCTTGATCAATGCCCTGAAAGCGACTCTGCCGATAAAGGTAGATCACAAAAATGGCCAATACCGGATCTATTTAGACAGAAATTCTTAA
- a CDS encoding RNA polymerase sigma factor, which produces MKVVYLNKPATHHPETGNNALVSQLMAQHDVALRRFIRVRSLLEEEECEDIVQEVYERLLKLDDLGERLSDRMDTVRNYLFQIATNLLIDKSRRNKVRKIGDHIREDEVAILSTLHSPERDFHNHSQLSQIQAALNDVQKNPRTAFLMSRLDGRSYREISDSLGVSVSTVEKYISSVLLAIRERVLEK; this is translated from the coding sequence ATGAAAGTCGTCTACTTGAACAAACCCGCAACACATCACCCCGAAACCGGCAATAATGCCCTGGTATCACAATTGATGGCGCAGCATGATGTGGCCTTACGCCGCTTTATTCGTGTGCGAAGTTTGTTAGAAGAAGAGGAATGCGAGGATATCGTTCAGGAGGTTTACGAACGGCTGTTAAAACTCGACGACTTGGGTGAAAGGTTAAGCGACCGCATGGATACGGTACGCAACTATCTTTTTCAAATCGCTACCAACTTACTTATCGATAAAAGCAGGCGTAATAAGGTCCGTAAAATTGGCGACCATATCCGTGAAGACGAGGTGGCTATTTTATCGACACTGCACTCCCCTGAACGCGATTTTCATAACCACTCTCAGCTTAGCCAAATTCAGGCCGCGCTTAACGATGTTCAAAAAAATCCGCGTACTGCCTTTTTAATGAGTCGTCTAGATGGCAGAAGCTACAGAGAAATAAGTGATTCGTTAGGGGTTTCTGTCAGTACCGTAGAAAAGTATATTTCGTCGGTATTGCTGGCCATTCGCGAAAGAGTATTGGAAAAATGA